AAAGGGGGTGCAGAACGCCGCGGAGACACAGATGGCCAGGCCCACCATGAAGGGCTTGGGATCAGCGCCGGTTTCCCGGGCCAATTGGAAGGCCACCGGAGCAAGGATGATCGCCGCTGCAGCATTCTCGATCACTTGCGTCAGCATCAAGGCGAACAGCAGCAGCGCCGCCAACACCGCCAGGGGGCCGAATCCCTCCAGCGCCACTACGGCCCCGCGCGCCAAGGCTTCTGCCGCGCCCGTCTTCTCCAGTGCCAGCCCGAAGGGAATCATGCCCGCGACTGTCACCACGGCCTGCCAGTCCACGGCTTGATAGGCGTCTTTTACTTTCACGTAACGGAGCAGCAGCACCAGCAAGGCCACCAACGGAATCGAAATGACCGGCGTTAAGACATTGGTCACGGCCGCGACCACCACCCCAAGCATCAGCAGCATGGTGGCAACGGCCTTCTTCTTGCCCAGCGCCGGGAAGTGCCGATGGCCCACCAGGAACAAATTCGGGTTTCGCTCCAGTTTTCCAAGCCCTGACACGTGTCCAAGAAGCAGCAGGGAATCACCGTACCGCAGTGGGGTGGCCATGGGACGCTCACGAACCGTTTTGCCGTGGCGCGAAATGCCCATCACCGTGAACCCGTAATCGTGGCTGAAATCCACCTGCTCCAAGGTGTTGCCCAGGTAATCCGAGTTGGGGGAAAGCAGGGCCTCGACCGTCAGGAGGTCCACACTGCGGAGGGCCTGGTCGTCCATCTTCACCTCCTCCTTCAATTGGAAATCGGGTGACTTGAGCAAGTCGCCGATGGTCGGGACAGACCCTTGCATGACCAGGATGTCGCCCGACTGGAGCTTGAGCCAGTTCGTGGCCGGAATGCGCTCGTTGCCGCGGATCAACTCCACGACCGTCAGGTCGCTGCGCTGCCACCAGCCCAATTGGTCCAGGGACTTCCCGACCGTCGCCGAGTGGGGCGTCACGAGCACCTCGGTCAAGTACTCACGGCCCAACGTATCCTCCGCGGATTCTGCCTCGGCGGCCTTTGGCAGGAATCTGCGGCCAAAAAGCAGGAAAGACACGAAGGCCGCGCCGAAGACCGCCGCGGCGATGGGACTGAAATCGAAGAACCCAATGCCCGAATCGGTGCGCTGACGCAGGTAATCGCTGAGGATGATATTGCTGCGGGTGCCAATCAGCGTCCATTGTCCGCCAAGCAGCGAACCATAAGCCACGCAGAGAAGGTACCGGGAGGGTGAGAGGTTGCGCTCCTTGCAGATCGCCAGGACAATGGGCAGGAAGATCAGCACGACAGTAGTGTCGTTGACAAACATCGAGAAGATCGTGGTCACGAGCAATACTGCCGCCTGCAGGAAAATCTCACTGCCGGCGCAGGCTCGAAAGAGCTTCCCCCCCAACCGTTCGGCCGCGCCGGTGCGCACCATGGCCGCACCCAATACGAACATGGACGTGACCATGACAACCGCCGGGCTTCCAAAGCCGGAGAATCCCTCCTGATAGGTCAGTATGCCTCTCCAGTGCCCATTGGGGTGTGGCCAGGGCAAGATCAACGCGAGCATAACGAGCAGCGCGGTGACATCCGTTCGCTGCTTCTGGGTCCAGAACAAGTAAAGCGCCACGGCCAGGATTATGCCCAAAACCAGGTACTCGACGTTCATGTTTGGCAATCTAATCGTTGGTTCTAAAGTTACCCAGCCCACTGAGGTTTCCGCCAAGCGCCTGATGCCTCACCCGGGGACCAATCACAGAGAACCAGGACAATCGGAACCAGGCCGCCCGAACCCGGCATTCCCCGGCATGCTGCGGCGGTTTGAGTCGGAGCAGAGCCTGTCTTGCGGGCCCTCGAGCTAGTGCGTTTCCTCTACGGTCGAGCCGTCCTCAGCAATCAGCAGCTTCGGATTGTGCGCCTCGTCCTTGAAAGTGACAACATACACCGTCCGCCCGCCCCATGACTCCTTGTTGATATAAGCCACATCAACCCCATGCGAGCGTTCCTTGATTGCCTTGCTAACCGGCGACGGCACCTCATCCGGCTTAACCCGCACACCCTGCGCTGCGTTGAGCGCCATGGTCAGGTCGGGATTAAGCACACTGCCATCCGGCGCCACATACAGCGGCGGGAAGACGTCGCTCTCGCGAAAGAACACCTTGTACACGACACGTCCCGAACTGGTATCCCGCACCGCATCCACCACCTCTGCCGGCCCGGCTTCCGCCAGCACCGTCCGCTGCACCGGTGGCGGCAGCGCGCCGAACTTCGCCCCCGGCGAAGTCAGCGGCTTGTTGTAAACCGTATGGTATGCCGCGATTTGCGACTCGTCCTGCGTGGCGCAGCCCGCCGCCAGCAACGTCGCCATCACCGCTCCAAAGACTTGCGCTCTCATAAACGTCAACAAACTTACCTGCTTAGTCACGGATAGCAAGTTTCCACGCCGCAGCTTCCATGCCGTACCAGCGCCTCTAAGCCAGGGCGTAAGGGAAGATATCGGCCGGATCAAAGCGAACCTGCCCGAACTCAATCGCCTCTCCCGGCTCAACTGTCTGCAATGCATGGGCAATGCCAGTCTTTACGAGCAACAGGTCTCCCGTTTCCATTGGCACCGAAGCGCGTGCTTTAGTCTGAATGTCCTCCACGACTACGGACAACTTGCCCCTCAGCATGTAGATCCGTTCCTGTTTCACTTTGTGGTAATGGTTCCCGCGAACACAGCCGGCCCGAGCCTCGATGACCGCCATGTAGCGAATTCCTTCTTCGGCGTCGTGGATCTGCGCCAGTTCTCCCTGCGCCAGCAACAGCCGCTTGAGCGCTGGGGCGTCCGGCCCGGGGCGTCCAGTAATGACCGGCAGTGACCATTTCACGACTTGTCCTGCGAGATATTCAGATTCAGCCATAAGAGTCCTTGCGCACAATTCGAGTCATAGCACAGGACGACGGAGTGCCGCAAGCCCCGAGGCGCACAACGACAGCCGCGAATCGTCCGTTCAGATGGCATTCGCACGCCAGGAGACATTGACTTAGCTCCGCCGGCTGATCACGCTGGGGACATGAACGACAAAAAGAGCCCTTTGGGCGATGCGTGCCTGGTGTTGATCCCCAATAGCCAGCACAGGCTGGTTCCCGTGCTGACGCTCGTGATGCTGGCCCTGGGCGTGGCGATGGCGCAAGCCGACTGGCCGGAATTCCGCGGGCCGTGGGGCAATGGCCACGCGTCGGCCCCGGGCGACAACCAGAGCCACGGCCTGCCTCTAAGCTGGAGCGAGACCAACAACATCAAATGGAAGACGGAGATTCCCCACCGCGGCTGGTCCACACCGGTGGTACTGGGAGGCCAGGTTTGGATTACCACAGCGACCGTCGAAGGCCATGATTTCTTTGCCATCGGCCTGGACGCCAATACCGGTCGCATTCTCTTCAATGAAAAGGTCTTCCACAGCGACGATCCCGAACCGCTCGGCAACGGCGCCTCCATGAACTGCTACGCGACCCCTTCGCCGGTAATCGAACCGGGGCGGGTCTATGTTCACTTCGGCAGCTTCGGCACCGCTTGCCTCGACACCCGCACCGGCAAGACCCTCTGGAAACGTGAGGACCTGCCCTGCCGCCATTACCGCGGCCCTTCCTCCTCCCCCATTGCCTTCCAGGATCTGCTGATACTCACCTTCGACGGCGCCAACCTGCAATACCATGTCGCTCTCAACAAGGAAACCGGCAAGACTGTCTGGAAGACGGACCGTTCCGCCGCTTGGAATGACGAGAACGTGCCCGGCCAGATGGCCCGCGAAGGCGATCACCGCAAAGCACATGGCACCCCTTTGATCGTCACCGATGCCGGCAGACCCCTCATGCTTAGTGCCGGCGCCAAGGCAGCCTACGGCTACGACCCGCGGACCGGTCGGGAACTGTGGAAGGTTTGCTATAACGATTACTCCACCGCCCCCCGCCCGCTCTTCGACGGTGGAATGGCGTATTTTGTCACTGGCCTATCTACGAAGGAACTATGGGCCGTCAAAACCGATGGCCAGGGCGATGTGACTGACACCGGCGTAGCCTGGAAGTTCAAGACGCACGTCGGCATCTACGCCTCGCCGCTGCTGGTGGACGGCCTGATCTACACCGCCGCCGCGGAGAACTACGTGACCTGTCTCGAAGCAGCTACCGGACAACTCGTGTGGACTGGGAGGATCAACGGTAAACACGCAGCCTCGCCGGTTTACGCCGATGGCCGGCTCTATTTCTTCAGTCAGCAGGGCACGACCACCGTGCTCCGCCCTGGCCGCACCTTCGAGGTCCTGGCAACCAGCACCCTCGCGGACGGCTTCATGGCTTCGCCCGCTGTATCCGGCAAGGCGTTCTTCCTCAGGACCAAGACGCACCTCTACCGTGTTGAGTCCCCAGCGTCCGCTAAGAGCACCGCAGAGTTTCGGTAGGCAACCGAAGTCCATCACCAACCACTTCTGTCTCGTTGCCGACCTGTATGCCCAGTTGGAATACGGACGGAACAAGATCGGTTTTGATTACAACTGGGGAAGACGATCTGCGGACAAGACCCGAGCAAGCCCTACGCTTGCCACGGCTCGCGCCGAGCGCGTGAGAGCAGGCGATTTGCCTCCTCATCGCCAATGAACACTTCCTTGGCCGGATCCCACCGCAAGCCGCGTCCGAGTTGGTAGGCCATGGCCACCACGTGCCCGAGGGAAGCCGAGCGGTGGCCGATCTCCTCATGTGCACTCGGCTGCCCGCACGAACGAATACACTCGAACCAATTCGCGTGATGATTGTTGGCACCGATGTTCACCTGGCGCGTGCACAAGCGCATCTCGCGCAGAATTTCTTCCGGGCCGCCCTCCACCGGACCGCCGCCGGACATCGAGGTCAGCCAACCGCGTTCGCCGACAAACAACCCGCCAAACAGCCCTTCCAGCCGCGCTTGGTCCGGGACCGCCTTGTAGAGTTCCTTCACCTGCCCCCAATGCTCCACGTGATGCAGCAACACGCCGTTGGCGTAGCGGCAGGTCAGAGTTGGAAACTGCCCGCTTCCGGGATGAATGATCTCCACCGGACCGCTGGTCTCCATGCCAATGGCGTATTGAATCACATCCGCCGCGTGCGAGTGGTAGTTGGTAACCGCGCCCGCGCCAAAGGCGTTGCAGAACGTCCAAGGCACCACGCCGGGAATCGGGTTGCGGTGGTAGGCCGAGTTGTAAGGACGCCACGAAGCGGGGCCAACCCAAAGGTCCCAATCCAATCCCTCCGGAGTCGTCTCCGCCGGCAGTGCCGGATCGAGCGGCACGTAGGAGTTGCCCATTTTCGGAACCGACATCTTCATCCAGATGGTAAAGACCGATTTCACCTTGCCCACCCCCCCGTCGCGCACAAATTGGCACACCTGCCGGATGGTAGGAATCGAGCGATACTGTGTCCCCGTCTGGAAGACGCGCGCGTAGCGGCGGACGGTCTCCACCATCTCACGACCTTCGCGAATGGTGAGCGACACCGGCTTCTCGCAATAGACATGCTTGCCCGCCTGCGCGGCGTGAATTGCCTGCAAAGCGTGCCAGTGATCCGGCGTAACGATGACCGCGGCATCAATCTCAGACTGCGCCAGCAGTTGCCGGTAATCGCTGATGCCCGAGCAGCCTCGAAACGTCCCCGCACTGCGCTGCGCCGCGCAAATTTCGTTCACGTGATGCACGCCGTAATCGCGCCGCTGTCGGTCGGGATCGCATACGGCGACCAACTGCGCCTGCCTGCCTCCCGCCAGAATGCGCAGATGCCCGTTCCCCATCGCGCCCAGACCGATCAGCCCGACATTGATGCGCTCGCTGGGCGCCACCCTGCCATTTCGACCGTAAACCGATGCCGGGACGATGCAGGGCAACCCCACCAGCGAAGCGGCGGCACTGAGCTTGAGGAAGGTGCGGCGCGTCAGGGTCACTCTCGAATGCCGATGCATCTGGTGATTACCCTCCAGTCGCGATGTCAAGGCTCGCCTGGTTGAAAAACTCGATGCACTTGGCGATATCAGGCATGGATTCCAGCCAGTTGTGAGAGTACTCCAACCCGAACATCGTAGGCCGGATGTTCAGGCGGTGAAGCTCCTTTAAAAAGGCCGCGGTTTCTCCAATACCGGTGCCCCAAGGCACGTCGTGGCCCTCCGGGCCGCGCGCGTGGAGATCGTGCACCTGTACCGTGATCAACCGGTCCTTCAACTGCCGCGCTGCCTGAATCGGATCAACGCCACCGCGCATCCAGTAGCCAAGGTCCGCGCAGGCTCCGAGGCGCTTGCTGCGCCCCTCGCACACCTTCAGGATGCCGGCCGGGTTCCAGTAAAACGGCGAGGCCTTCGCGTCGTGATTGTGCAGCGCAACGTTGATGTCGTAGGCGTCGCAGAACTTCTCGATCGTCCCGAGCGCCTCAGGTTTGGGCTCGGACATGAACGTCTCGATACCGATCTTGCGCCCGAACTCGAACACCCTCCGGCACCCGGCTTCGTCCCCTGGGATGTCCTGGATGTAATAAGTGAGCAAACGCACGCCCGCGGCATCCAGCTTGAACCGGATTTGGCGCAACTCGTCATCGGATAGCCCAGGCTCCAGGTTCTTTGGAATGCTGTTGCTGACCTTCTGGAAGCTTAGCCCGCCCATGAACGGCAGGCCCAGCGCGGACGTCTTCTCGATCGCCTCAAACAAAGAGAACTTGTGGAAGGTGTAAGCCTCGATACCGAGTCGCCAGCCAATTCTCTCCTGCGCTCGAATCGCCGGCGTCAGCATGGCGCTCGGGATGGTTGGCGCCGCGAGATCTCCCAGGATAAACTGAGCCGCCGCCAGGTAAAACGAGAGCAGCTTCGGGTCGCGAAACACCTGCGGGTTGTGCGCAATGGTGCAGTAGAACGTCCGGCCCCGGCCATAGTTGCGCGCCCAGGCCAGCGCAAAGTCGTTATCCGCCCGCTCCGGCCTGGTAAACCGCGGATCTTGATTGAAGTCAGTCTTGTCCGTGTCAATGCTCAGCAGCACGCGAAGGCGCTTCCGGGAATACGGCTCGTGCACCCGGAAGAACTCGTCCCGGTAATCGAAACCCCGGCCGCCGAAGGCCTGGTTGATCGGGTGCCCGGGGTCGTCGAGCTTGATGAACACATGCTCGTTGTTCGCGCGGTGGTTCGCCCCCCGCGCGCCGATCATCAGCCCGAACTCCGGCCAATCCTCCACCGCACCCGGCCACTGGGTAAACGCCACCGAGGTTCCGTGCACTCCCATCATCCCGCCGCCGCCATAAACAAAATCCGCCAGGCTCTGCCGCAATGCCGCGTCGGTAAAGAGGTTGCCGACGCAGTTGTTGAAAAACACGCCGTCAAACTGCCGCAGGCTCTCGGGCCGAAACACCTCCTGGTCCCGGCTCACGACCGTGTCGAACGCCCCCGTCCTGCGCCCCATCAACTCGAACGCGAGATTGGCCGTAGGAATAGAACTGTGTCCGCCGTAATTAACATTACCATCGAAAATCAACAGCTTGCGAGGCTTCCGGGGCGCCGCCGAAGCGCGCGCGGGGATTGCCGCCTCCACCAATTCGCGCTCGGTCTTCACCGCCCCGCTCGGGGCCGCACGGACAACCGCCGGGGCGCAGGTGAGCGCGAGCGCGCCGGCACCGGCACGCGAAAGGAAGGCGCGCCGCGTCACCCGAAGCACGGGCTCAGCGGGGACCGGATCACGAGGCTTGCGGTCAATGTGCATCTTACGGCAGCGCTGCGGAGATTGTGCGCATTACCACTTGAGGGTCAAGGACAACTGTCCAGGACAACTGTCCTGGAGAACTTCATCGCTTCTCTTGGCGATAAGCAGCCGCGGCGAAAATGCTTGCGCCTGTCCGTCATTCATGCGAAATAAAGCCGCGTGCTGACTCAGCACAGCGCACTGCAAGAGTGCCGGGTGCCTCGGTAGCTCAATTGGTAGAGCAGTTGACTCTTAATTGCATCATGGGCTTTTCCCGCAGTTTTCCAAATGTGGACACCCTTGGACGGTCTTTGCCTTGCCTGTGATTCTTAACGGCGAGCCTTGGACATGGCGGGACACGTTTGGGCGGGTTTCCCTGCCTCTAGTATCAAACGGCAGTATCAAATGACCTACCGCCAATCAAAACCGCCTATACCGCACTCCTGCGTGATTGCTGCCCACAAATCCAGACAATCAAACCTCCCGCCCTGGGCGAGGTGGTTTTCCTCTCCGTTTGGACGGGAGACGCTTAGGGAAGTGCGTTTTCGGTATTTCTGGCCCAAGAAGTTCATGCACTTCAATTCCGTATGCCGTTGCCAACCGCTCCAAACTGGACAGGCGCAAATCACACTTTCGGCCAATTTCGATAAGCTGGTAGAACTTGTAAGAAAAACCAGAAAGCTCGGAAAACTGCTCTTGTGTAATCCCGTGCAGTTTCCTCAGCTCGCGCAATCTCGAAATCAGCCGTTTGCGGATGCAGTCTGGCACCTTGCCAGCATGTCATTGCCCGATTAGCCAAAACACCCACCTCTCGTAAGTGTTTTTCGTTTGCAGGGTGTGCGGAATCCTGCTTAAATCGCGTCAATGGGAATAATTGATTCAAGACGATAACGGAGAACTATTTATGAAACAAATCACTCATTTTTATGGTCTATTAGCAGCGGCCTTGGCAGTTGTGGCGGTGAACGCTGTTTTGCCACAGGCCAAAGCGTATGATTTCCAATACGGTTTTGTGGATGTCTATTCGCCAAACGCTTTGGACTACGTTGTGGGGCAGGTCAATATTCAACGGCGTTCCGAAATGCCCGACCCGCAAAATGGCATTTCGTATTGGCATCCCATCGCCAACGGAACAGAAGCGAGACTGACGTTACAGTTCACGTTCCCACGGCCCACAACGGAGATTTCTTTGCATTCAGGTATTGGGGCATGGAATTTCGGTGGAGGGAACTTTGGGAGTGGCTCTCTGTGGGCTTCCAAGAATGGAAGTGATTGGATTCTTCTTCTGGATGGCCCAACTCCGCCTGGCATTGATGCAGGTTATCATTATGACCAAAACCTTCCTGACTCGCTGATAGGCGAATCAGAAATTTGGATTCAAGCACGGCTGAATACCTCTGGCTGGAACATCATGGCACAATTTGCTCGGCAAGACACCAGATACTACAATTACAATGTTTTCGAGCTTGACGCAAATCTTGTCACTATTCCCGAACCATCGTCTGCTCTGCTTACACTTGGCGGTCTTGTTCTGCTTGTGCTGTGCCGATTAACCCCGAGGGGAATCAGAAGAAAGCCTTGAACCGCCCAGACTGCCATTGCGACAGCCGAGGGGTCATATGTCAAGAGACTCAGGGCTTTGGCAAGACATCAAAGAAAAGTGGAATAATCCCTCCAGCAAATCATCGAGTTGCTGTAGCGGATGCTTCTTGCTGTTTCTTGCTGCAATAGTCCTAGCTATTCTCGTTGCCATGTTTGGTGGGTGACAATGACGGCAAATATGCCTTCCAAACGGAGAGGGAGCATCACCCGCGCAACATATACGGGCGCACAAGAAACCACCTGCTAGTTGGATGAGTTACTGCATAGAAACGGCTGAATCAGACAAAGGCAAGGCAGACATCCTGCTTCGCAAATACCCCTCACAGGTTACCGAGTGGCCAAGCGAACCATCATTCGATGACACTGGAAGAACCGTGAACGTCTGTGTCGTTGATAATGGGCCTTTCGAGGCTGCGGCTATTGCCTACAGTGAGCGTGAAATGGCCGAATTCATGTGCGACCCGCATGACAGACGACCACGACGTTGGTTAAGAGTGGACCGTAACTTAGTTGTGAGTCTCAATCCAGATGTTGAGTCATTGCTGGTTAAAGTGGGCAAGAAAGACGAGATAGAGCCAATCACATCTGAGCGGCGGCTTGCTTAACTTCCATCAAATGGTGTTTGCCTCTGAATCAATCTTCCGATTTAGCCACTCCCTGTAATCCCTATCGGGGCAGTTCCTAACCCCCGTCTGCCCGTCCTTAAACTTACGCCAGCTTTCGCCCCTCGCCTCTACCGTGGTGCGAAGCTCCCGCAGCTTGGCCTTGCCGTAATACTGTGGCCCGTGCTTCGTCCAATCGTTGTAAAACTTCACGGGCCTGTAGTCGTCCAAGTGAGGAAAGCAGAACCGTATCGCCGCCCGAATCTCTCGGTTTGTCACTGGTGATGACTGTGCGGCCATGAGCTTCTTGTTGCGTTTCCCGTGCCAGAGAACCTGGCCCCGTTCCCTCTGAGTTGCCAGCGGGACAACCTCGCGGAGGATATACCGCAGAAGTGTCAATTCCTTTTTCCAAAGAGTGATTCTGTTCGCCTGTCGAACGACGGCCCCGCCAGTGAGCCTGTGCCAGTGCTTGAACACCGTAGCGCCGAAGTTTTTAATCAGGGCTTCGGGAGTCTCGGGCTGAGGCGGATAAAACAAAAAGACCACATGGAAGTGAATCCGCTTGTTGGCATGGCCCTGCTCGGTAAACAGGGACACCATGTAGAATTGCTTGTGCAACACGTCCAGAAGGCTCGCCAAGGCATTTTTCGCCGCAAGGCGGTCTGTCATGGCCCCTCTAAACGTAAGAACCTGGTGAAAGCAAAAAGGCGTGTCCCTTAGTTCAAGGAACTGCTTCACAAAACGCCTAACGCTTTCGAGCGAACATCGCATGTTCCTGTACAGCTAATAAGAATAAAGAACCTGTCCAAGCTGGAAATTGATGGTAGAGTTGAAGCCCCGCATCAAATGAGCGTGGAACGACGCTCGCTTGTGCGCCTTGCCACGATACCTTTTCCAAACGGTGCGTTTTTTGGGGGAGAAATAATTCTGACCCTGCCCTGGCCCTTCCTAAACGTCGCATCCCCAAATAAACCATAAATCAAGGGCCTCCTTGTGGACTTCCCAGACGCCCTTTCCAACTGCCTTTTCCAATTACCCCCCTACCCCCCATAAGTCCTATTTGTCACAGATAAAATAACTTTAATATATGGTGGGGCTTTCAGACGGCGGGGAGAGTCTCACAATTAACTTAGCAATCATTGCTAGTCTGACTAGCAGCATAGGAAAGGAAAGCTGTTGACAATACACCCAAAGGCGTTGCATGATGGCACTATGGGCAGCACTAATTCTCAACAGAAGGAAAAGCATGAGTCTTTGAATCTGTCTGGCAACTCACCTTATACAATAGACGAAGCAGCCAACGTGCTACGCATGAGCACAAAATCTGTGCGCCGTCAGATTGACAGAGGCAACCTGAGAAGGTGCAAGGCGTTTGGCCGTGTGCTGATTCCCCGCAAAGACGTTGACACGTTCATTGAAAAGTTTTCCTCCTTTGCTTGCTGACGCAGACAACAAAAGACCCGCCCTTGCGAGCGGGTCTAAGCTGTTAGCCGTAGGCTTAGGCGCTTTGAGGCTTGGAAAAGCTGACTTTGTGCGCCATTTCTGCGGAATGGTCATCCCGCAAGTGTCCATAGACCCGCATTGCCAGTGCCCCGCCGTCACGATGTCCTAACCATCTTGACACCGTTTGAATAGGCACGCCCGATTCAATGCAACGGGTTGCGAACAAGTGCCGTAAATCGTGATGCGTTAGACGCTTGATGCCCAACTCTTTTGCCGCCCGTGTCATCGCCCTTTCGCACTCGGCCACTTCCATCACTCGGTCGCTTGGCTTGCGCTCTGGCCGTTCGGTTTGAAGCCTTTCCAGCAGCGTCCGCATGTCATCAATCATCGGCACCCGCCGCACTTCACTGTTCTTTGTGCCTGTCATGGTGTCCCCTCGCACCGTGATGAATCCTTTGTCCAAGTCAACATCTGCCCATGTGATGTTTTCAGCCTCAGTCTTGCGGAAGCCCCCAAACGCAAGGAACTGAACCAAGGTTGCACACGGGCGAGAGAAACGATTGCGCCTGCCGCCGCCGTTGCCAACCGCTTCCACAAACTTTTGAAACTGCGCGAAACTCGGCAATTCAAGTTCTTTGGGCTTGACGGTGAGACGTTCAAGGGCCTTGGCGGGATTGTCGAGACGTGCGCCGAATTCAATCGCAATCTCACAAACATTCTTCAAGATTGCGGTTGTGTTGTTAAAGGCTGTCGGGCTTATGCCCCGCGCGAACCGTGAAGCCCATTTCAAACAATCGTGTTTCGATAGCTTGCGAATGTCCATCCCCTCCAATTCGGGCCATGACTTCAACATCGCCTTGATACGGTTTTCGTAATAGAGCTTTGTGTTTGGTTTCAAGGCTGCATCCCCCTGTATGCGCTCGCGAATGATCTTCAGAGTGCCCCCCACGGTCATCTTGCCTCGCGCAATCTCAGCCTGGTTCTCCGTCATCTGGCGCAAGCTCTTTTCAAGGTCCGCGAGCCTGAGCTTGGCCACGCTCAGGACATCTGTTTTCAAACTCTCGCGATAGAGCTTGCCTCCCGTTCGGATTCGTGCATAATACTTGCCTGACGGTAGGTAGCGGATTAGGTTCTCTCCTACCGTTAGCCAGTCTTTGGGCTGGCTCGTGTTGGCTTGGCTTTTGCCTGAGTCTAGGTTTTGGCTCGTTTTCATGCCAGTATCTAAACACAGTATCAAAAGCTTGTCAACACGGGATTTTAGGCTTCGTAAGTGCCTTAAACTACGATGGTTGCCTCGGTAGCTCAATTGGTAGAGCAGTTGACTCTTAATCAATTGGTTCTAGGTTCAAGTCCTAGCCGGGGTACCAATCCCAAACAACCCCACACGCCAGCTATTTACACCTATGCCCAAACCAGCTCTGCCCCGATGCGGATTGTGCTGTTGCCCCAGCACCACATTGGCTGCCTTATCACCGACGCAAGCGATGGAAACGGAAACTGGCAGGGCAACGGGCTTCGGGATCGAATTCAATCGTGCAATAACCACCATCCTTCAAAAGCTCGATTCCCGCCAGCGAGGGGCAGAGGCGTATGCGGAACGGGCGCCAACACGTCGCCTCATTCAATGCCTTGCTGAAGCGTTGGACAGAGTGCCCGAGAATGCGAATGGGCGGCATTCCCGCCAACAGACGGCTCTTCCATAGAACCAGGTTGGAATGCAGGTGCCCGACAATTGTCAGTTCGACTTGAGTTATCCGGTCCCGAACACTCTTCTCTCGCCAAAGAAATGGCAATGCAGTCGGATCATGGCCGAACAAAAGGACCCTTTGGCCGGGCGACAACGCGGCAAAA
Above is a window of Candidatus Paceibacterota bacterium DNA encoding:
- a CDS encoding site-specific integrase, with the translated sequence MKTSQNLDSGKSQANTSQPKDWLTVGENLIRYLPSGKYYARIRTGGKLYRESLKTDVLSVAKLRLADLEKSLRQMTENQAEIARGKMTVGGTLKIIRERIQGDAALKPNTKLYYENRIKAMLKSWPELEGMDIRKLSKHDCLKWASRFARGISPTAFNNTTAILKNVCEIAIEFGARLDNPAKALERLTVKPKELELPSFAQFQKFVEAVGNGGGRRNRFSRPCATLVQFLAFGGFRKTEAENITWADVDLDKGFITVRGDTMTGTKNSEVRRVPMIDDMRTLLERLQTERPERKPSDRVMEVAECERAMTRAAKELGIKRLTHHDLRHLFATRCIESGVPIQTVSRWLGHRDGGALAMRVYGHLRDDHSAEMAHKVSFSKPQSA